In the Nicotiana tabacum cultivar K326 chromosome 16, ASM71507v2, whole genome shotgun sequence genome, one interval contains:
- the LOC107790389 gene encoding uncharacterized protein LOC107790389 produces MPELGFQEFRSGIGIRSVRDVSPDSVIFTGDSNFSLFSSASGSVDRCSFASDAHDQDSSVSDVSQHLAGHECREALGSKVTDPNKAIVHKNSHLGRKEKAKVQKLETNSEVETEDENLSLDSARNSFSQALKECQDRRFRSEFLLKKPDRPRPASLDLNNAVINTSHSSSPRFGVMKRTPVTTSRAGSFPSPRTPNYRHSSVGVQKGWSSERVPLHSAANRKQLNTALLPYNNGRTLPSKWEDAERWIFSPVSGDSSVRTSSQQSQRRPKSKSGPLGPPGLTYYSMYSPAPPVFKGGNGGNLLANSPFSTGVMATDGLSIRCGGSLGSGNFHALTEPCMARSVSIHGCSELVSLSTLPISQDESGDDIQDAANGVSRVISRRDMATQMSPEASPSSSPIRQSSFSPSTPSILPLVEFQSIPSSKAEMRDVPIDERVTVTRWSKKQKARVLGRSIESDDWKRKAVEIRSSAWDVSDTSKSISTINREEARITAWENLQKAKAEAAMRKLEMKLEKKRSSSMDKILNKFRSAQRKAQEMRSSMLANQSHEVARSSSKALSFRRTRQIGSLSGCFTCHAF; encoded by the exons ATGCCGGAGCTAGGGTTTCAGGAGTTTAGATCGGGAATAGGAATTAGAAGTGTTCGTGATGTTAGTCCGGACTCTGTTATTTTCACCGGCGATTCAAACTTCAGTCTTTTCTCCTCTGCTTCCGGCAGCGTTGACCGGTGCTCCTTTGCTTCCGATGCTCACGATCAGGATTCCTCCGTTTCCGATGTTTCTCAA CATTTGGCAGGGCATGAATGCCGTGAAGCTTTGGGCAGTAAAGTTACAGATCCAAACAAAGCCATTGTACACAAGAATAGTCACCTTGGCAGAAAAGAAAAAGCGAAAG TTCAAAAGTTAGAGACGAACAGCGAGGTTGAGACAGAGGATGAAAATCTGTCTTTAGATTCTGCTAGAAACTCTTTTTCTCAAGCTCTTAAAG AATGTCAAGATCGGAGGTTTAGGTCGGAATTTCTACTGAAGAAACCAGATAGGCCAAGACCGGCTTCACTAGATCTAAACAATGCTGTGATTAACACCAGCCACTCTTCGTCTCCGCGTTTTGGAGTCATGAAGAGAACCCCTGTTACAACTAGCCGAGCCGGTTCATTTCCAAGTCCTAGAACGCCTAATTATCGCCATTCCAGTGTTGGGGTTCAGAAAGGCTGGAGTTCAGAGCGTGTGCCATTGCATTCGGCAGCTAATCGGAAGCAGCTTAATACTGCATTGCTGCCTTACAATAATGGAAGGACATTACCTTCCAAATGGGAAGATGCAGAGAGGTGGATTTTTAGCCCGGTCTCAGGAGATAGTTCTGTGAGAACTTCATCGCAGCAGTCTCAGAGGCGGCCTAAATCCAAAAGCGGGCCTCTTGGACCTCCTGGTCTAACTTACTATTCAATGTATTCTCCAGCACCACCAGTTTTTAAGGGAGGAAATGGTGGGAATCTGTTAGCCAATTCCCCTTTTTCAACTGGAGTGATGGCAACTGATGGTTTGTCAATTCGATGTGGAGGCAGCTTGGGCAGTGGAAACTTCCATGCACTCACAGAGCCATGCATGGCAAGGTCAGTTAGCATACACGGATGCTCTGAGCTAGTCAGTTTATCGACCTTGCCAATTTCCCAAG ATGAGAGTGGAGATGATATTCAAGATGCAGCAAATGGTGTGTCACGAGTTATCTCAAGGAGGGATATGGCCACTCAAATGAGTCCCGAGGCAAGCCCTTCCTCATCTCCAATAAGACAGTCATCCTTCTCCCCTTCAACTCCATCTATTCTACCACTTGTAGAATTCCAGAGTATCCCTTCTTCTAAAGCAGAAATGAGAGATGTTCCCATTGATGAGCGGGTTACAGTGACCAGGTGGTCAAAGAAACAGAAAGCTCGAGTTCTGGGTAGGAGCATTGAAAGTGATGACTGGAAAAGGAAGGCTGTAGAAATCCGGTCTTCAGCTTGGGATGTTTCAGACACATCGAAAAGTATTTCAAC GATTAACAGGGAAGAAGCAAGAATCACTGCATGGGAGAACTTGCAAAAGGCAAAAGCAGAGGCAGCAATGAGGAAATTAGAG atgaaacttgagaaaaagagaTCGTCATCCATGGATAAAATTTTGAACAAATTTAGATCGGCACAGAGAAAAGCCCAAGAAATGAGAAGCTCAATGTTAGCCAACCAATCACATGAAGTAGCAAGATCCTCCAGCAAGGCCTTATCTTTCCGTAGGACTCGCCAAATAGGATCTCTGAGTGGCTGTTTTACATGCCATGCGTTTTGA
- the LOC107790390 gene encoding triacylglycerol lipase OBL1-like, translating into MACNKEFCKDYIELKPEEASFCDFFRIFCSCELEKRDFFDAPGTDRIKGFRRRWIIFASVAVQKFLLCFRKPMNSFGSKIELWSNYPSCNGGLLQLFFNIIQGKTEKPDMKSKKFTSIIGKIDWRLNLDKNIKMEDNRYVPSLSVMAAKLSYENEAFSKKVITENWKMDFIKLYNFWNAYQENYSTQAIMFQDKIEDSNLVVVAFRGTIPYDADDWITDVDLSWYELEGVGKLHAGFMKALGLQKNTGWPKEIDESPDQKLFAYYEIRKELKRILSKNEKAKFILTGHSLGGALAILFAAILSLHEEEWLLDKLEGVYTFGQPRIGDVQFGNFMKDKFNKYNVKYYRHVYSNDMVPRLPFDDTALFFKHFGSCVYYNSLYQGKVVEEEPNKNYFSLLWFFPMVLIAAYEVIRGFILPWRKGREYREDWFQTMFRMVGLVIPGLSAHTTIDYVNLTRLGSVLHNPQSAHQEGAKYD; encoded by the exons ATGGCTTGCAACAAAGAATTCTGTAAAGATTATATAGAGTTGAAACCAGAAGAAGCtagtttttgtgatttttttcgtATATTCTGTTCATGTGAATTAGAGAAAAGGGACTTTTTTGATGCTCCAGGCACAGACAGGATCAAAGGTTTTCGCCGTCGTTGGATTATTTTTGCATCTGTCGCTGTGCAGAAATTTTTACTTTGTTTCAGAAAGCCAATGAACAGTTTTGGTTCTAAAATTGAGCTCTGGTCTAACTATCCTTCTTGCAATGGTGGTCTTCTCCAGCTTTTCTTCAACATAATTCAAG GAAAAACGGAGAAGCCAGACATGAAATCGAAGAAGTTCACGTCGATAATCGGAAAAATTGATTGGAGGTTAAACTTAGACAAGAACATAAAGATGGAGGACAACCGATATGTTCCATCACTATCAGTTATGGCTGCTAAATTGTCTTATGAAAATGAAGCCTTCAGTAAGAAAGTAATCACAGAAAATTGGAAG ATGGATTTCATAAAATTGTACAACTTTTGGAATG CTTACCAAGAAAATTACTCCACACAAGCCATTATGTTCCAAGacaaaattgaagattcaaaTCTAGTTGTGGTCGCATTTAGAGGGACAATCCCATATGATGCAGATGACTGGATCACGGATGTGGACCTTTCTTGGTACGAGCTTGAAGGTGTGGGTAAACTACATGCTGGGTTCATGAAAGCATTGGGCTTACAAAAGAACACAGGCTGGCCCAAGGAAATAGATGAAAGCCCAGACCAAAAACTATTTGCATATTATGAAATCAGAAAAGAACTGAAAAGGATACTGAGTAAAAATGAGAAGGCAAAGTTTATATTGACAGGACATAGTTTAGGAGGCGCATTAGCAATTTTATTTGCAGCCATATTGAGTTTACATGAAGAGGAATGGTTATTGGATAAATTGGAAGGAGTGTACACATTCGGACAACCTAGGATTGGAGATGTACAATTTGGGAACTTTATGAAGGACAAGTTCAATAAGTACAATGTCAAGTATTATAGGCATGTTTATTCCAATGATATGGTTCCTAGGTTGCCATTTGATGACACAGCCCTATTCTTCAAGCATTTTGGATCATGTGTGTATTACAACAGCCTCTACCAGGGCAAG GTGGTGGAGGAAGAACCAAACAAGAACTACTTCTCACTGCTATGGTTTTTTCCAATGGTGCTAATTGCAGCATATGAGGTTATTAGGGGGTTCATACTCCCTTGGAGAAAAGGCAGGGAATACAGAGAGGACTGGTTCCAGACAATGTTTAGGATGGTAGGTTTGGTGATTCCAGGATTATCAGCTCATACTACTATAGATTATGTTAATCTAACCCGATTGGGATCAGTTCTTCATAATCCACAATCAGCTCATCAAGAAGGTGCTAAATACGATTGA